Proteins encoded together in one Apis cerana isolate GH-2021 linkage group LG4, AcerK_1.0, whole genome shotgun sequence window:
- the LOC107993937 gene encoding nucleolar protein 9, producing the protein MVNNNRNDERGKKRKKKRSCAQMAKKFARQRNHGSDVDHDTYQYMVRILELMKSDFPSIEEKLIFVNNVYEQTIGHEIEYAQNQVGSRILDSLLKYANLETIQRLVTTFNPSLRLLSNDRFASHVLQKIVMVCADRGNKRIVLESNAEQSVDANIEVKESEVESYNSIVLKLSKYFINNIEEFVYDTYANHLLRTVIECLGGLIDKPEANDKKKMIYDVRRPVIQEYKDLLSSTCNRLYKWPCFLEFGKDELTSGLLQSALYSLKDTFPTMMEEYVKKITNECFKLGEDQQLSNIFNTESSIRLLEACLSVGNPKSFNDIYEKYFSGNLKQLSLTQNTNFSVQRLFDHCTVKEKFEQIFEEIHVHFSEILEKGFTGILVSVANACLRLQIKQGAFVTELLRTLHCEVNEKQHFIVACVVSLKTFDQLENLKEKKEDDSKSLINLHGSLIVQAILNFNKPIKMVNCLLETDIEDLVRLFEDPKGSRIVDAYMDSKYIGEKSREKLGKKLKGYWSRLARSTHGSRCLDRIWRSANMNQKTLIMEELAAAGESLRSTKSGQIMLNKLNVPLYARNKKDWMETLGKEEKTRALFANIIGKTVKKEK; encoded by the coding sequence atGGTCAACAATAACCGGAACGATGAAAgaggtaaaaaaagaaaaaaaaaacgatcatGTGCTCAGATGGCAAAAAAATTCGCACGACAAAGGAATCATGGATCTGATGTAGATCATGATACATATCAATATATGGTACGTATTCTGGAATTGATGAAAAGTGATTTTCCTTCTATCGAAGAGAAACTAATATTTGTGAATAATGTATACGAACAAACTATTGGACACGAAATTGAATATGCCCAAAATCAAGTGGGATCCAGAATATTGGATTCACTTTTGAAATATGCGAATTTGGAAACGATTCAAAGGTTAGTTACTACTTTCAATCCTTCTTTACGACTTCTGAGTAATGACAGATTTGCTAGTCATGTTTTACAAAAGATCGTAATGGTTTGCGCCGATagaggaaataaaagaatagttTTAGAATCTAATGCTGAACAAAGTGTAGATGCCAATATAGAGGTTAAGGAATCGGAAGTGGAATCTTATAACAGCATCGTGTTGAAGctgagtaaatattttattaataatatagaggAATTTGTGTACGATACATACGCGAATCATCTTTTGAGGACTGTTATCGAATGTCTTGGTGGTCTAATCGATAAACCTGAagctaatgataaaaaaaaaatgatatatgatgTAAGACGACCAGTAATACAAgagtataaagatttattatcctCAACATGCAACAGATTATACAAATGGCCTTGCTTTTTAGAATTTGGTAAAGATGAACTTACATCTGGATTATTGCAAAGtgctttatattctttaaaggATACATTTCCAACTATGATGGAAGAGTATGTTAAAAAGATTACAAACGAATGTTTTAAGCTTGGAGAAGATCAACaactatcaaatatttttaacacagAAAGTTCAATCAGATTGCTGGAGGCTTGCTTATCAGTGGGAAATCCTAAATCTTTTAATgacatttatgaaaaatacttttcaGGCAATTTGAAACAATTGTCATTGACACAAAATACAAACTTCAGTGTACAAAGACTATTTGATCATTGTACAGTAAAGGAAAAGTTTGAACAGATATTTGAAGAGATTCACGTTCATTTTTCCGAAATTCTTGAGAAAGGTTTTACAGGAATTTTAGTCAGTGTGGCGAATGCGTGTTTAAGATTGCAAATCAAGCAAGGTGCATTTGTAACTGAACTTTTAAGAACTCTTCATTGCGAAGTAAACGAGAAACAACATTTTATCGTGGCTTGCGTGGTAAGTTTAAAAACATTCgatcaattagaaaatttaaaagaaaagaaggaagatgACTCGAAATCTTTGATCAATTTACACGGAAGTCTAATAGTACAGGCTAtactcaattttaataaacccATAAAAATGGTTAATTGCTTGTTGGAAACCGACATAGAGGATCTAGTGCGGTTGTTTGAAGATCCAAAAGGAAGTCGCATCGTGGATGCTTACATGGACAGCAAATATATCGGTGAGAAAAGCAGGgaaaaacttggaaaaaaattaaaaggataTTGGTCACGATTGGCTCGCAGTACACACGGTTCCAGATGCTTGGATAGAATATGGCGATCGGCGAATATGAATCAGAAAACTTTGATCATGGAAGAATTAGCAGCAGCCGGAGAATCTTTGCGTTCGACCAAATCTGGACAAATAATGTTGAACAAATTAAACGTTCCACTGTACGCAAGAAACAAGAAGGATTGGATGGAAACGTtaggaaaagaagagaaaacgaGAGCACTTTTCGCAAATATAATAGGGAAGACGgtcaaaaaagagaaataa